CCTGGATGCCTTGGCAGCCGCTGCCGAAGACGCAGTTCCAGCGAGAGGTCAGCCATGTCAGATCGCAGCGGAAGACCTGCTCGTCGTCCGCCGGATCAGGGAACTCCACCCACGCGCGCGCGAAATCGAGCCCCTTCTCGTCCGGCGTGGGGGACTCCGCCGAGTTTTTCGTCGACTTCGGTGGCCTGGTCGCCGCCTTCGCCCGCGAAGAGCCGCCGGTCGCAGCCGCTCCCGACGCCGCGCCCGCTGCCGACTTGTCGGCCTTTGCCTTTTTCGTCTTTGGCACCCGTCCAGGGTACGGCGCCCGAAGCCGCATCGAGGACGGCGCACGCCTCCGCTGGCAGTAGCGTTCCGTACATGAGACTCGGTGTCCTCGACGTGGGATCGAACACGGTGCATCTGCTGGTGGTGGACGCACACCCGGGCGCGCGCCCCCTGCCCGCGCACTCGCACAAGGTGGAGCTACGCCTTGCCCAACTCCTCGACGAGGCCGGGGCCATCGGCCCCGAAGGGGTCGACAAACTCATAGCCGTGGTCCACGAGGCGCTCCAGGCCGCCGAGGACAAGGGAGTCGAGGAGCTGCTCCCGTTCGCCACGTCGGCGGTCCGGGAGGCCAGCAACGCCGACGACGTCCTCACCCGCGTCAAGGACGAGACCGGCGTGGAACTCCAGGTCCTCACCGGCGCCGAGGAGGCCCGGCTGACCTTCCTCGCCGTCCGCCGGTGGTTCGGCTGGTCGGCGGGCAAGCTGCTCGTCCTCGACATCGGCGGCGGCTCCCTGGAGATCGCCTACGGCATAGACGAGGAGCCCGACGCCGCCGCCTCGCTGCCGCTCGGCGCCGGCCGCCTCACCGCCGGCTGGCTTCCCGGTGACCCGCCCACCCCCGACGACATCCGGGCCCTGCGCCGTCATGTCCGGGCCCAGATCGCCCGTACGGTCGGGGAGTTCAGCCGCTTCGGGGCGCCCGACCATGTCGTCGCCACGTCCAAGACGTTCAAGCAGCTCGCCCGCATCGGCGGGGCCGCGCGTTCCGCCGAGGGGCTCTACGTCCAGCGCGAGCTCAAGCGTGGGGCGTTGGAGTCCTGGGTGCCCAAGCTCGCCGGTATGACCACCGCCCAGCGAGCCGCTCTGCCGGGCGTGTCCGAGGGGCGGGCCAATCAGCTCCTCGCGGGCGCGTTGGTCGCGGAGGCCGCGATGGATCTGTTCCAGGTGGAGACGTTGGAGATCTGTCCTTGGGCGCTTCGGGAGGGTGTGATCCTGCGGCGGCTGGATCACATGGGGACGGCGTAGGGACGGACGCGTGGGGAGCAGGTCAGGTTGGGTGGGTTGTCGGCTGCGGCTCCGGTGGGGCCTCTCGCGCAGTTTCCGCGCCCCTGAAAGACCACGGCCCCGCGGGCCTGAAAGACCACGGCCCCGCGGGCCTGAAACGCAACGGGGCTGCGGGATGAAAAGCACGGGGCGCAGCCCCTGCTTTTCAGGGGCGCGGGGAACTGCGTGAGCAACCCCCACCCGGCCCGCGGTCGCCGACGTGCCCGTACCCCGACGGCGCACGGGCGAGGCCTCACCCCGTAGGCTGTCCCGCGTGGCAGAACCCGTACGGATCCCGGACGCGAAGGTCGCCCTGTCCACGGCCTCCGTGTACCCGGAGTCGACGGCCACGGCCTTCGAGATCGCCGCACGCCTCGGGTACGACGGCGTGGAGGTCATGGTCTGGACCGACCCGGTCAGCCAGGACCTCGAGGCCCTGCGCCGCCTCTCCGACTACCACCAGATCCCCATCCTCGCCGTTCACGCGCCCTGTCTGCTGATCACCCAACGCGTGTGGTCCACCGACCCCTGGGTCAAGCTGCAGCGCGCCCAGGCCGCCGCCGAGAAGCTCGGCGCGAGCACGGTCGTCGTCCATCCCCCGTTCCGCTGGCAGCGCCAGTACGCGCGTGACTTCGTCACCGGAATCTGGCGGATGGCGAACGAGACGGACGTCCGGTTCGCGGTCGAGAACATGTACCCCTGGCGCTACCGCGACCGCGAGATGCTCGCCTACGCCCCCGACTGGGACGTGACGAAGGACGACTACCGGCACTTCACGATCGACCTCAGCCACTCGGCGACCTCGCGCACCGACGCCCTGGACATGGTCGACCGCATGGGCGACCGCCTCGGTCATGTGCACATGGCGGACGGCAGGGGGTCGGCCAAGGACGAGCACCTCGTCCCGGGCCGCGGCACCCAGCCCTGCGCGGAACTGCTGGAACGTCTCGCCGTGAGCGGTTTCGACGGCCACGTCGTGATCGAGGTCAACACCCGCCGTGCCATGTCCGCCGCCGAGCGCGAGGCCGACCTGGCGGAGGCGCTCGCCTTCACCCGGCTGCACCTCGCCTCCGCCGTGCGGGTCCCCCGGCCGTGACACCGGCCACTCCCCGCCGCAGGGGCCGGCCCTCCCGTACGGAATCGGCCGACACGCCCGCCGCCCGCGACCGCATCCTGGCGGCGGCCCGCGAGGAGTTCTCCGAGCGCGGCTACGACAAGGCGTCCGTACGCGGCATCGCCAAGGCCGCCGGGGTGGACTCGGCCCTCGTGCACCACTACTTCGGCACCAAGGAGCAGGTGTTCGAGGCCGCCGTCACCCTCTCCTTCGGCCCGGCCATGCAGGCTCCCCAGGCCGTCGAGGAGGGCCCGCTCGACGGCGTCGGCGAGCGGCTCACCCGGTTCGTCTTCGGCGTCTGGGAGAACCCGGCGACCCGTACGCCGCTCCTCGCGATCGTCCGTTCCGCCGTGAACAACGAGGCCGCAGCCGCCGTCTTCCGCCGCATCATCGCCACGCAGGTGCTCCGCCGTATCGCCGACCGCCTGGAGGTACCGGACGCGGAGCTGCGGGCCGAACTGGCCGCCGCGCAGCTGGTGGGCATCGCGATGCTGCGGTACGTGATCAAGGTCGAGCCGTTGGCGTCGGCGGACCCCGAGCAGATCATCGCAAGGGTGGCTCCAGTGGTGCAGGCACACCTCACCGCGCCCTCCTGAGGGCAGGGGCAGGGGGCCGGGCGCGTACTCGAAAACCGAGACGGTCGTCCCATATTTCGGTCATCGTGTCCATCCCCTGGATGACCGGCGTACGCTCGACTTCAGTCATTACTCTCCGAAGGAGCGAGGCGAGCGACGATGCCCGAGCTGAGGTCCCGCACAGTCACCCACGGCCGCAACATGGCGGGCGCCCGCGCCCTTATGCGCGCCTCCGGTGTACCGGGCGCGGACATCGGCCGCAAGCCGATCATCGCGGTCGCGAACAGCTTCACCGAGTTCGTGCCGGGCCACACCCACCTCCAGCCGGTCGGCCGGATCGTCAGCGAGGCGATCCGTGAGGCGGGCGGCATCCCGCGCGAGTTCAACACGATCGCCGTGGACGACGGCATCGCGATGGGGCACGGGGGCATGCTGTACTCGCTGCCCTCCCGCGACCTGATCGCGGACTCGGTCGAGTACATGGTCGAGGCCCACTGCGCCGACGCGCTGATCTGCATCTCCAACTGCGACAAGATCACCCCGGGCATGCTGAACGCCGCCCTGCGGCTCAACATCCCGACCGTCTTCGTCTCCGGCGGCCCCATGGAGTCCGGCCGGGCCACCCTCGTCGACGGCACGGTCCGTACGCTCGACCTCGTCGACGCGATCTCCGACGCGGTGAACGACAAGATCTCGGACGAGGACATCCTCCGCATCGAGGAGAACGCCTGTCCGACCTGCGGCTCCTGTTCCGGCATGTTCACCGCCAACTCGATGAACTGCCTGACCGAGGCCATCGGCCTCTCCCTCCCGGGCAACGGCTCGGTCCTGGCCACGCACACGGCCCGCAAGCAGCTGTACATCGACGCGGCCCACACGGTCATGGACATCACCCGCCGCTACTACGACCAGGACGACGAGACGGTCCTGCCGCGCTCGATCGCGAACTTCGCGGCCTTCGAGAACGCCATGGCCCTCGACATCGCCATGGGCGGCTCCACCAACACGATCCTGCATCTGCTGGCCGCCGCCCAGGAGGCGGGCGTCCCCTTCGGGCTCAACGAGATCGACGCCGTCTCGCGCCGCGTGCCGTGCCTGGCGAAGGTCGCGCCGAACGTCGCCAAGGACCGCACGTACTACATGGAGGACGTGCACCGCGCCGGCGGCATCCCGGCCCTGCTGGGCGAGCTGCACCGCGCGGGCCTGCTCAACGAGGACGTGAACTCCGTCCACAGCCCCTCCCTCGCCGACTGGCTGAAGACCTGGGACGTGCGCGGCGGCTCCCCGTCCCCGAAGGCCGTCGAGCTGTGGCACGCGGCCCCCGGCTGCGTCCGCTCCGCCGAGGCGTTCTCCACCTCCGAGCGCTGGGACACCCTGGACGAGGACGCCGAGGGCGGCTGCATCCGCTCCGCCGAGCACGCGTACTCCAAGGACGGCGGACTGGCCGTGCTCAAGGGCAACCTTGCCGTCGACGGCTGCGTGGTGAAGACGGCCGGCGTCGACGAGTCGATCTGGACCTTCGAGGGTCCGGCGGTCGTCTGCGAGTCGCAGGAGGAGGCCGTCCAGAAGATCCTCCTGAAGGAGATCAAGGAGGGCGACGTCGTCGTCATCCGCTACGAGGGCCCCAAGGGCGGCCCCGGCATGCAGGAGATGCTCTACCCGACCTCGTACCTCAAGGGTCGCGGCCTGGGTAAGTCCTGCGCGCTGATCACCGACGGCCGCTTCTCCGGCGGCACCTCCGGCCTCTCCATCGGCCACGCCTCGCCCGAGGCGGCCGGCGGTGGCACGATCGCCCTCGTCGAGGACGGCGACCGCATCCGCATCGACATCCCGAACCGCACGATCGAGTTGCTGGTCGACGACGCCGAACTGGCCCGCCGCGAGGCCGCTCTGAACGGCGTCTACGCCCCGAAGAACCGGGAGCGCAAGGTGTCGGCCGCGCTGCGCGCCTACGCCGCGATGGCCACCAGCGCCGACAAGGGCGCGGTGCGGGACGTCAGCAAGCTGGGCTGAGGTCCGCCGCCGTCCGCACGGCGGTGGTGGTAGCAGTGAGGGCCGTTCCCGGCGGGGACGGCCCTCGTCGCACGGGTGTGGAGGCGGCCCGGGTCATATGGTCGGCCGGCCGTTTCACCAGCTCGCCGGATCGTTTCCGTCCAGGCCGAGCACGGTCCCGTCGAGTGTGCCCGCGCAGACGCGGCCGTCGATGAACACCGGCTCGGGCCGTGCGCCGGTGATCCGGTCCGCGTCGCCGAGCCGAGCCGCGGTCTGCCCACTGAGCAGGCCCTTGCGCACGTCCACCGCGAGCAGCCGCCCGTCGGACGAGGTGAAGTACACGTACCGGTCGCCGGCGACCGGCGCCGAACCCCGCGCGACCCCCGTCTCGGTCCGCCACACCTGCTCGCGGGCCTTCATGTCGACGGCCACGAGCGCACCACTCGCGCCACTCAGCAGGTACACGACGTCACCGCGCACCACCGCATGGGCCTGTTCGAGCCGTACGGGCAGCTCGACCCGGACGGTCTTCCCCGTGCCGGAGTCGTACCGGACCAGGGCGACCGTGTCGGGGTAGTCGCCCCCGATCGAGGCGAAGAAGAGGGAGCCGTTCTGGGCCCCCACCGGTTCCAGCTGCCCGTCGAGCCGGGCGTCCCACCGCACGTCACCCGTCTCCGGGTCGACCGCGGTGACCCGCGTCCGAGCCCCCGCGCCCTCACCGGTGACGCTCGCCACATAGGCCGAGCGGTCACCGTCGAACGAGGTGAAGTACGCCTCCGGCTGCCCGGGGATGCGGCGGCTCCACGCGGTGTCGCCGGTCGCGCTGTCCACACCGGTGACCGTTCCGTCGGCGGAGGTCAGCAGCAGCATGCCGCCCGCGTACCGCTCGGAGCCGTACGCGGAGACGTCCCGCTCCCACCGCACCTTGCCGGTCTCCGGGTCGAGCGCCTGGACCCGGCGGCTCTCGCCCGTCAGCACATGCACCAGGCCGCCCGACTCGACGGGCGGGCCACCCGCGCCCAGCTCACCCGCGCCCTCGACGGTGTGCCGCCACAGCACGCTGCCGTCCGCCGGGTCCAACGCGGAGACCAGCCCCGGCTGTGAGCACAGCAGCTTCCCGGCACCGTACGAGCACTGCGGCGCGCTCCCGTTCTTCGCCGCGGGCTTGGTGGACCAGGCTTCGAGCGCGGGGGCGGCGGCCGCGGCACGGCTGGCCCGCGGTGTGGCCGTAGCGCCGTCCACCCGCTCGCCGTCACCGCCCCACACCCGCGCCGAGACGAACCCCCCACCGGCGACGAGCACCAAGGAGACGGCGACCAGAACGGCCCGCCGACGCAACCGCCGACCGACCGCACCGGCCCGGTTTCCGTGCTCACCGTCGCGGGACGTACCGGCCTGAACGCGACCATCGCCGGGCCCTGTTCGGGTGCCGGTGCCGGTGCCGGTGCCGATGGGGGTGGGGGTGCCGGTGTGGGTCTGGGTGTGGGGCGCGGTGTCGGAGGCCGGGTCTGCCGCCGTTCCCTCTGGCGCGCCTTCAGGCGTGCCCTCTGCCGTGCCCTTTGCCCTGCCCTTTGCCGCACCGGCGTTACCGCTCTTGCCCCGCCCTGTGTTCGTGTCGCCGTAGTCGTCGCCGTGTTGGCCGGTGTGTCGGTCGTCGTGTGGGTCGGCGGCCGTCCGGCCAGGCCCTGGGACGGCTGCCCACCCCGCCCCTTGGCGCTCCTTCTCCCTCTCCCTCTCCCGCTGGGTCGGTATGAAGCTCTGGGTGTCGTAC
This genomic stretch from Streptomyces deccanensis harbors:
- a CDS encoding Ppx/GppA phosphatase family protein, encoding MRLGVLDVGSNTVHLLVVDAHPGARPLPAHSHKVELRLAQLLDEAGAIGPEGVDKLIAVVHEALQAAEDKGVEELLPFATSAVREASNADDVLTRVKDETGVELQVLTGAEEARLTFLAVRRWFGWSAGKLLVLDIGGGSLEIAYGIDEEPDAAASLPLGAGRLTAGWLPGDPPTPDDIRALRRHVRAQIARTVGEFSRFGAPDHVVATSKTFKQLARIGGAARSAEGLYVQRELKRGALESWVPKLAGMTTAQRAALPGVSEGRANQLLAGALVAEAAMDLFQVETLEICPWALREGVILRRLDHMGTA
- a CDS encoding serine/threonine-protein kinase; this encodes MAPQRGTGSGAEAELPEYSGQYRLEACLGSGGMGVVHLATSTSGLRLAVKVVHAEFAKDPEFRGRFRQEVAAARRVSGAFTAPVVDADTDSPRPWMATLFIPGPTLAEHVKRNGPMPPAQLRRLMAGLAEALRDIHRAGVVHRDLKPSNVLLAEDGPKVIDFGISRPKDSELRTETGKLIGTPPFMAPEQFRRPREVGPAADIFALGSVTVHAATGRGPFDSDSPYVVAYQVVHDEPDLTGVPGNLAPLVRACLAKEPEDRPTADELMHELRSVAASYDTQSFIPTQREREREKERQGAGWAAVPGPGRTAADPHDDRHTGQHGDDYGDTNTGRGKSGNAGAAKGRAKGTAEGTPEGAPEGTAADPASDTAPHTQTHTGTPTPIGTGTGTGTRTGPGDGRVQAGTSRDGEHGNRAGAVGRRLRRRAVLVAVSLVLVAGGGFVSARVWGGDGERVDGATATPRASRAAAAAPALEAWSTKPAAKNGSAPQCSYGAGKLLCSQPGLVSALDPADGSVLWRHTVEGAGELGAGGPPVESGGLVHVLTGESRRVQALDPETGKVRWERDVSAYGSERYAGGMLLLTSADGTVTGVDSATGDTAWSRRIPGQPEAYFTSFDGDRSAYVASVTGEGAGARTRVTAVDPETGDVRWDARLDGQLEPVGAQNGSLFFASIGGDYPDTVALVRYDSGTGKTVRVELPVRLEQAHAVVRGDVVYLLSGASGALVAVDMKAREQVWRTETGVARGSAPVAGDRYVYFTSSDGRLLAVDVRKGLLSGQTAARLGDADRITGARPEPVFIDGRVCAGTLDGTVLGLDGNDPASW
- a CDS encoding sugar phosphate isomerase/epimerase family protein codes for the protein MAEPVRIPDAKVALSTASVYPESTATAFEIAARLGYDGVEVMVWTDPVSQDLEALRRLSDYHQIPILAVHAPCLLITQRVWSTDPWVKLQRAQAAAEKLGASTVVVHPPFRWQRQYARDFVTGIWRMANETDVRFAVENMYPWRYRDREMLAYAPDWDVTKDDYRHFTIDLSHSATSRTDALDMVDRMGDRLGHVHMADGRGSAKDEHLVPGRGTQPCAELLERLAVSGFDGHVVIEVNTRRAMSAAEREADLAEALAFTRLHLASAVRVPRP
- a CDS encoding TetR/AcrR family transcriptional regulator, which translates into the protein MTPATPRRRGRPSRTESADTPAARDRILAAAREEFSERGYDKASVRGIAKAAGVDSALVHHYFGTKEQVFEAAVTLSFGPAMQAPQAVEEGPLDGVGERLTRFVFGVWENPATRTPLLAIVRSAVNNEAAAAVFRRIIATQVLRRIADRLEVPDAELRAELAAAQLVGIAMLRYVIKVEPLASADPEQIIARVAPVVQAHLTAPS
- the ilvD gene encoding dihydroxy-acid dehydratase, giving the protein MPELRSRTVTHGRNMAGARALMRASGVPGADIGRKPIIAVANSFTEFVPGHTHLQPVGRIVSEAIREAGGIPREFNTIAVDDGIAMGHGGMLYSLPSRDLIADSVEYMVEAHCADALICISNCDKITPGMLNAALRLNIPTVFVSGGPMESGRATLVDGTVRTLDLVDAISDAVNDKISDEDILRIEENACPTCGSCSGMFTANSMNCLTEAIGLSLPGNGSVLATHTARKQLYIDAAHTVMDITRRYYDQDDETVLPRSIANFAAFENAMALDIAMGGSTNTILHLLAAAQEAGVPFGLNEIDAVSRRVPCLAKVAPNVAKDRTYYMEDVHRAGGIPALLGELHRAGLLNEDVNSVHSPSLADWLKTWDVRGGSPSPKAVELWHAAPGCVRSAEAFSTSERWDTLDEDAEGGCIRSAEHAYSKDGGLAVLKGNLAVDGCVVKTAGVDESIWTFEGPAVVCESQEEAVQKILLKEIKEGDVVVIRYEGPKGGPGMQEMLYPTSYLKGRGLGKSCALITDGRFSGGTSGLSIGHASPEAAGGGTIALVEDGDRIRIDIPNRTIELLVDDAELARREAALNGVYAPKNRERKVSAALRAYAAMATSADKGAVRDVSKLG